The archaeon BMS3Bbin15 genome has a segment encoding these proteins:
- a CDS encoding coproporphyrinogen III oxidase, producing MIKERNVVIKKPLGKFRVALVYPSRYSEGMANLGLHIIYDLLNSIEDIYCERFFLGYTRSLETGSEVKDFNLIVFSWQFELDALNILKFLKECGIPIDRKERKEFILVGGPCTVNPVPLERFIDAFYIGEAEVSILKFIEIFRELESPKEEVEALSEVGGIYLPEIENRVRRVYLKDLDSFYPVTQIMSEASVYNEAFLMEISRGCSRGCRFCMGGYIFRPRRERSPEKLKEILEMGVKFNKPKRIVLLGASVTDYSNIHELSSMISESKVEVSVPSMRVDALTKDFIGALADTGQRSLTIAPESCKILRLAMNKPIRDEHIYRAARYTAEAGLKNIKMYFIVGMPGEKEEHMLEIAGMVKKIKADTGLKIKMSVNPLVPKPHSAMEWAPFVDRKSYSEKLRLLKKELKGKAEVKSESYRLSSLQTIIAMGDHSIGDVLERVYMGQNLNSWKRAFKELGMSFDSYLGERSTDEPLPWDKIDTLVKKDFLIKEYTRYHNLLGEVSGA from the coding sequence ATGATTAAAGAGAGAAATGTTGTAATAAAAAAACCTTTGGGTAAATTCAGAGTTGCCCTGGTGTACCCCAGCAGGTATAGTGAAGGAATGGCAAACCTGGGGCTTCATATTATTTATGACCTTCTTAATTCAATTGAGGATATATACTGTGAGCGCTTTTTTCTTGGTTATACAAGAAGTCTGGAAACAGGCTCGGAAGTTAAGGACTTCAACCTGATAGTATTTTCATGGCAATTCGAACTAGATGCTTTAAATATTCTTAAATTTTTAAAAGAATGCGGAATTCCAATTGACAGAAAAGAAAGGAAGGAGTTTATCCTTGTAGGAGGTCCATGTACAGTAAACCCTGTACCTCTGGAGAGATTTATAGATGCCTTCTATATTGGCGAGGCTGAAGTATCGATTCTGAAGTTCATTGAAATTTTCAGAGAACTTGAAAGTCCAAAGGAGGAAGTTGAGGCACTCTCTGAAGTTGGGGGTATTTATCTTCCTGAAATTGAAAACAGGGTTAGAAGAGTTTACCTGAAAGACCTTGACAGTTTTTACCCTGTAACCCAGATAATGTCTGAAGCCTCGGTTTACAACGAAGCCTTTCTTATGGAGATTTCAAGAGGCTGCTCAAGAGGCTGCAGATTCTGCATGGGAGGTTATATCTTCAGGCCACGAAGGGAAAGAAGTCCAGAGAAACTGAAGGAAATACTGGAGATGGGGGTGAAATTCAATAAACCAAAGAGAATTGTACTTCTGGGAGCCAGTGTAACCGATTATTCCAATATACACGAGCTTTCAAGTATGATTTCCGAATCAAAGGTTGAGGTTTCTGTTCCCTCCATGAGAGTGGATGCACTTACAAAGGATTTTATTGGAGCTCTTGCAGATACAGGGCAGAGAAGCCTGACTATTGCACCCGAGAGCTGCAAAATTCTGAGGCTTGCTATGAATAAGCCTATAAGAGATGAGCATATTTACAGGGCTGCCAGATACACTGCAGAGGCAGGATTGAAGAATATAAAGATGTACTTTATTGTTGGCATGCCTGGTGAGAAAGAGGAACATATGCTTGAGATTGCAGGGATGGTTAAGAAGATAAAGGCTGATACAGGGCTGAAGATAAAGATGTCAGTAAATCCGCTTGTTCCAAAACCACATTCAGCTATGGAGTGGGCACCCTTTGTGGACAGGAAGAGCTATTCAGAGAAGCTCAGACTGCTCAAGAAGGAGCTTAAGGGTAAGGCAGAGGTAAAGAGTGAAAGCTACAGGCTCAGCAGTCTTCAGACAATTATAGCAATGGGTGACCATTCAATTGGCGATGTTCTGGAGAGAGTTTATATGGGGCAGAATTTAAATTCATGGAAGAGAGCATTCAAAGAACTTGGAATGAGTTTTGATAGTTACCTTGGTGAAAGGAGTACAGATGAGCCACTGCCATGGGACAAAATAGATACTCTTGTTAAAAAAGATTTTCTTATTAAGGAGTACACCAGATACCATAATTTACTGGGTGAAGTTTCTGGAGCATAG